A single window of Gossypium arboreum isolate Shixiya-1 chromosome 13, ASM2569848v2, whole genome shotgun sequence DNA harbors:
- the LOC108464355 gene encoding telomere repeat-binding protein 4-like isoform X2 has protein sequence MVFKKRLDYGFNAFSVSNVPRAPRSIRRDRTKRVVEDSRICAFELLASLAGKLLEAGESFASSNASAGHDHVSVVKDVKLETQYDDKPLKTECVEHVSCDASVVTSDWTTENSDNSKEPKHSENNAILEPTLTKALPACSEKINDDLMYTIRKCNVGYGSFTGNLDGCSPDFGDLCDDISENGVKREIEANNCLTMDPLELSMTFPSPINSDRDVKLLSHSDSVPNASFSRHRNDIKLGSRDDDEKFSRFNKLSNRFKVSRPATLIEDRRIRKFLTSKYWKAAPKLKDFEDSQADGGIKALHRKRKTYYNYDKCQYDTLYKRRKFFDCSSIVTSDGGIGSENVSNSPEKVTNENKCRSVAMSHGACEIASLLTGHQASHKSDDSHVKLSIKSFRIPELYIEVPETATVGSLKRTVMEAVTALLGGRIRVGVLLQGKKVRDDSRTLLQTGISSEDNLDALGFTLEPGPVIAPRPICSEEPPLQLPRGSAPQNLTSSLVVTPALDTGISAATPDPPLLTNSAKPVDSNYEHVLSQTDMLTYQNLSESRALVPVPAMNVEALAVVPVNQKIRKSELAQRRTRRPFSVSEVEALVQAVEELGTGRWRDVKLRAFENADHRTYVDLKDKWKTLVHTAKISPQQRRGEPVPQELLDRVMAAHAYWSQHQAKQQGKHHPGTLRITEPQAYRDGVVVAIPTITM, from the exons ATGGTGTTTAAGAAGAGGTTAGATTATGGATTTAATGCCTTTAGTGTCTCGAATGTACCTCGAGCCCCTCGATCGATTCGG AGGGACCGGACTAAGAGGGTGGTTGAAGATAGTCGAATATGCGCATTTGAATTGTTAGCTTCTTTAGCTGGGAAGCTGCTGGAGGCGGGTGAAAGCTTTGCTTCTAGCAATGCATCTGCAGGACATGATCATGTTTCTGTAGTTAAAGATGTTAAACTGGAAACTCAATACGATGATAAACCGTTGAAAACTGAATGCGTCGAGCATGTAAGCTGTGATGCGAGTGTTGTTACCTCTGATTGGACCACTGAAAACAGTGACAATTCGAAGGAACCTAAACATTCTGAAAACAATGCTATTCTGGAACCTACTTTGACAAAGGCGCTTCCTGCTTGCTCAGAGAAAATTAATGATGATTTAATGTATACAATTCGGAAATGCAATGTAGGATATGGGAGCTTTACTGGTAATTTAGATGGTTGCTCCCCTGATTTTGGGGATTTGTGTGATGATATCAGTGAGAATGGTGTTAAACGAGAGATAGAGGCTAATAATTGCCTCACAATGGATCCATTAGAATTGTCTATGACATTTCCTTCACCCATTAATTCTGATAGAGATGTCAAATTGCTATCGCATAGTGATTCTGTTCCTAATGCTTCTTTTTCAAGGCATAGGAATGATATTAAGTTAGGTAGTAGAGAtgatgatgaaaaattttctaggttTAATAAACTTAGCAACAGGTTTAAGGTTTCTAGGCCTGCAACACTTATCGAAGACCGAAGAATAAGGAAGTTTCTAACATCCAAATACTGGAAAGCCGCTCCAAAGTTGAAGGATTTTGAAGATTCTCAAGCTG ATGGAGGAATAAAGGCTCTACATCGCAAGCGGAAGACATACTATAACTATGACAAATGTCAATATGACACACTTTATAAAAGGAGGAAGTTCTTTGACTGTAGCTCAATAGTAACTTCTGATGGGGGGATCGGTAGTGAAAATGTTTCTAATTCACCTGAGAAAGTTACGAACGAAAATAAGTGCCGCTCGGTGGCAATGTCGCATGGAG CATGTGAGATAGCCTCCTTGCTTACAGGTCATCAAGCATCCCATAAGTCTGATGATTCTCATG TGAAACTCAGCATTAAGTCCTTTAGGATACCAGAACTTTATATCGAGGTTCCGGAAACTGCAACTGTTGGTTCATTGAAG AGGACTGTAATGGAGGCGGTGACTGCCTTACTTGGAGGTAGAATCCGTGTTGGGGTACTCCTTCAAGGGAAGAAAGTGAGAGATGACAGTCGAACTCTATTACAAACCGGTATTTCATCTGAAGACAATTTGGATGCTCTGGGTTTCACTTTGGAGCCTGGTCCCGTGATAGCTCCTCGACCTATATGCTCCGAAGAACCCCCTCTACAGTTGCCACGTGGCTCTGCCCCTCAAAATTTAAcaag CTCTTTAGTAGTCACACCAGCCTTAGATACGGGGATTTCAGCTGCCACACCTGACCCACCTTTACTGACCAATTCAGCAAAACCTGTGGATAGTAATTATGAACACGTTTTGTCCCAAACTGACATGCTAACCTATCAAAATCTGTCAGAGTCTAGAGCTCTGGTTCCAGTTCCAGCGATGAATGTCGAGGCACTAGCTGTTGTCCCTGTCAACCAGAAAATTCGGAAATCTGAGCTTGCACAGCGTAGAACCAGGAGGCCATTTTCCGTGTCAGAAGTAGAAGCATTGGTACAGGCTGTTGAGGAGCTCGGAACCGGAAG GTGGCGGGATGTTAAATTGCGAGCTTTTGAGAATGCTGACCATCGAACTTATGTGGATCTGAAG GATAAATGGAAAACATTGGTTCACACAGCAAAAATTTCGCCGCAGCAAAGACGAGGGGAACCGGTACCCCAAGAACTATTGGATCGGGTCATGGCTGCTCATGCTTACTGGTCTCAGCATCAAGCCAAACAACAAGGTAAGCATCATCCTGGAACTTTGAGAATTACGGAGCCCCAAGCTTACAGAGACGGAGTTGTGGTCGCCATTCCGACCATTACGATGTAA
- the LOC108464355 gene encoding telomere repeat-binding protein 4-like isoform X1: MVFKKRLDYGFNAFSVSNVPRAPRSIRKRDRTKRVVEDSRICAFELLASLAGKLLEAGESFASSNASAGHDHVSVVKDVKLETQYDDKPLKTECVEHVSCDASVVTSDWTTENSDNSKEPKHSENNAILEPTLTKALPACSEKINDDLMYTIRKCNVGYGSFTGNLDGCSPDFGDLCDDISENGVKREIEANNCLTMDPLELSMTFPSPINSDRDVKLLSHSDSVPNASFSRHRNDIKLGSRDDDEKFSRFNKLSNRFKVSRPATLIEDRRIRKFLTSKYWKAAPKLKDFEDSQADGGIKALHRKRKTYYNYDKCQYDTLYKRRKFFDCSSIVTSDGGIGSENVSNSPEKVTNENKCRSVAMSHGACEIASLLTGHQASHKSDDSHVKLSIKSFRIPELYIEVPETATVGSLKRTVMEAVTALLGGRIRVGVLLQGKKVRDDSRTLLQTGISSEDNLDALGFTLEPGPVIAPRPICSEEPPLQLPRGSAPQNLTSSLVVTPALDTGISAATPDPPLLTNSAKPVDSNYEHVLSQTDMLTYQNLSESRALVPVPAMNVEALAVVPVNQKIRKSELAQRRTRRPFSVSEVEALVQAVEELGTGRWRDVKLRAFENADHRTYVDLKDKWKTLVHTAKISPQQRRGEPVPQELLDRVMAAHAYWSQHQAKQQGKHHPGTLRITEPQAYRDGVVVAIPTITM; encoded by the exons ATGGTGTTTAAGAAGAGGTTAGATTATGGATTTAATGCCTTTAGTGTCTCGAATGTACCTCGAGCCCCTCGATCGATTCGG AAGAGGGACCGGACTAAGAGGGTGGTTGAAGATAGTCGAATATGCGCATTTGAATTGTTAGCTTCTTTAGCTGGGAAGCTGCTGGAGGCGGGTGAAAGCTTTGCTTCTAGCAATGCATCTGCAGGACATGATCATGTTTCTGTAGTTAAAGATGTTAAACTGGAAACTCAATACGATGATAAACCGTTGAAAACTGAATGCGTCGAGCATGTAAGCTGTGATGCGAGTGTTGTTACCTCTGATTGGACCACTGAAAACAGTGACAATTCGAAGGAACCTAAACATTCTGAAAACAATGCTATTCTGGAACCTACTTTGACAAAGGCGCTTCCTGCTTGCTCAGAGAAAATTAATGATGATTTAATGTATACAATTCGGAAATGCAATGTAGGATATGGGAGCTTTACTGGTAATTTAGATGGTTGCTCCCCTGATTTTGGGGATTTGTGTGATGATATCAGTGAGAATGGTGTTAAACGAGAGATAGAGGCTAATAATTGCCTCACAATGGATCCATTAGAATTGTCTATGACATTTCCTTCACCCATTAATTCTGATAGAGATGTCAAATTGCTATCGCATAGTGATTCTGTTCCTAATGCTTCTTTTTCAAGGCATAGGAATGATATTAAGTTAGGTAGTAGAGAtgatgatgaaaaattttctaggttTAATAAACTTAGCAACAGGTTTAAGGTTTCTAGGCCTGCAACACTTATCGAAGACCGAAGAATAAGGAAGTTTCTAACATCCAAATACTGGAAAGCCGCTCCAAAGTTGAAGGATTTTGAAGATTCTCAAGCTG ATGGAGGAATAAAGGCTCTACATCGCAAGCGGAAGACATACTATAACTATGACAAATGTCAATATGACACACTTTATAAAAGGAGGAAGTTCTTTGACTGTAGCTCAATAGTAACTTCTGATGGGGGGATCGGTAGTGAAAATGTTTCTAATTCACCTGAGAAAGTTACGAACGAAAATAAGTGCCGCTCGGTGGCAATGTCGCATGGAG CATGTGAGATAGCCTCCTTGCTTACAGGTCATCAAGCATCCCATAAGTCTGATGATTCTCATG TGAAACTCAGCATTAAGTCCTTTAGGATACCAGAACTTTATATCGAGGTTCCGGAAACTGCAACTGTTGGTTCATTGAAG AGGACTGTAATGGAGGCGGTGACTGCCTTACTTGGAGGTAGAATCCGTGTTGGGGTACTCCTTCAAGGGAAGAAAGTGAGAGATGACAGTCGAACTCTATTACAAACCGGTATTTCATCTGAAGACAATTTGGATGCTCTGGGTTTCACTTTGGAGCCTGGTCCCGTGATAGCTCCTCGACCTATATGCTCCGAAGAACCCCCTCTACAGTTGCCACGTGGCTCTGCCCCTCAAAATTTAAcaag CTCTTTAGTAGTCACACCAGCCTTAGATACGGGGATTTCAGCTGCCACACCTGACCCACCTTTACTGACCAATTCAGCAAAACCTGTGGATAGTAATTATGAACACGTTTTGTCCCAAACTGACATGCTAACCTATCAAAATCTGTCAGAGTCTAGAGCTCTGGTTCCAGTTCCAGCGATGAATGTCGAGGCACTAGCTGTTGTCCCTGTCAACCAGAAAATTCGGAAATCTGAGCTTGCACAGCGTAGAACCAGGAGGCCATTTTCCGTGTCAGAAGTAGAAGCATTGGTACAGGCTGTTGAGGAGCTCGGAACCGGAAG GTGGCGGGATGTTAAATTGCGAGCTTTTGAGAATGCTGACCATCGAACTTATGTGGATCTGAAG GATAAATGGAAAACATTGGTTCACACAGCAAAAATTTCGCCGCAGCAAAGACGAGGGGAACCGGTACCCCAAGAACTATTGGATCGGGTCATGGCTGCTCATGCTTACTGGTCTCAGCATCAAGCCAAACAACAAGGTAAGCATCATCCTGGAACTTTGAGAATTACGGAGCCCCAAGCTTACAGAGACGGAGTTGTGGTCGCCATTCCGACCATTACGATGTAA
- the LOC108464551 gene encoding probable transcription factor At1g11510 — protein MAPKRSNPIEVPPAASSSEEDEEVTSSGEVDEGSSTEEEDEDDPKTQSTPLRQKSPSPRKLETATPAIVKEESDESGSDSESDTAAQIAIATKPRCNKPLASSSKRPGESELDAKEAKRPKKKVGEEGMATAPVVEGVKKTGEDAKKLLFQRLFSEDDEIALLKGMLDYSAKKGADPCADMNKFYEFVKKSIHTDVSKVQLMDKIRRLKKKFKNNAGKNNKGEDPTFSKPHEQNAFELSKQIWGKEGISGKVASSTAKSNGKAKGNKKAEIAVKAELLSSSDQKIDDAVPVEVDEVVSKSSSSFLDKKFSLSDLEEAVVKVGLDMVDGEKKAALEAKWMKLQVAQLEAYARRTEFVAEQAKLLLKYYKSEEK, from the coding sequence ATGGCACCAAAGCGTTCAAACCCTATTGAAGTCCCACCAGCCGCTTCTTCCTCTGAAGAAGATGAAGAGGTGACTTCTTCTGGGGAAGTAGACGAAGGGTCTTCAACTGAGGAAGAAGATGAGGATGACCCCAAAACCCAGTCTACTCCATTAAGACAGAAGAGCCCATCACCCAGAAAGCTTGAAACCGCTACGCCTGCCATTGTTAAAGAGGAATCTGATGAATCCGGTTCTGATTCCGAATCCGACACCGCTGCACAGATTGCTATTGCGACGAAACCCAGATGTAATAAGCCCTTGGCTTCTTCATCTAAACGGCCTGGGGAGTCGGAGTTGGATGCCAAAGAAGCGAAGCGACCCAAGAAGAAGGTTGGGGAAGAAGGGATGGCTACTGCACCTGTTGTGGAGGGGGTGAAAAAGACTGGTGAAGATGCAAAGAAGCTGCTCTTCCAGCGGTTGTTCAGTGAAGATGATGAGATTGCTTTGTTGAAAGGTATGTTGGATTATTCTGCTAAAAAAGGGGCTGACCCTTGCGCTGATATGAATAAGTTCTATGAATTTGTTAAGAAATCGATTCATACTGATGTTAGCAAAGTACAGTTGATGGATAAGATTAGAAGATTAaagaaaaaattcaaaaacaatgCTGGTAAAAATAACAAGGGTGAGGATCCAACTTTCTCTAAACCCCATGAACAAAATGCTTTTGAGTTGTCGAAACAGATTTGGGGCAAAGAAGGGATTAGCGGAAAAGTTGCGTCTTCAACTGCTAAGTCGAATGGGAAAGCCAAGGGGAATAAAAAGGCAGAGATTGCAGTGAAAGCTGAGTTGCTTTCTTCATCCGATCAGAAAATAGACGATGCGGTGCCAGTAGAAGTCGACGAGGTGGTGTCTAAGAGTTCCAGTAGTTTCCTTGATAAGAAATTTAGTCTCTCTGACTTAGAAGAGGCAGTTGTAAAGGTGGGGTTGGATATGGTTGATGGTGAAAAGAAGGCGGCTTTGGAGGCAAAATGGATGAAATTGCAAGTCGCGCAGCTGGAAGCGTATGCGAGGCGAACTGAATTTGTTGCTGAGCAAGCCAAGTTGTTGCTGAAATATTACAAGTCTGAAGAGAAATAG